One window of Hoplias malabaricus isolate fHopMal1 chromosome 16, fHopMal1.hap1, whole genome shotgun sequence genomic DNA carries:
- the LOC136671343 gene encoding mast cell protease 4-like isoform X2: protein MSWIKAILTSVNVGIVNGTVAKPHSRPYMVSVQGNGEHVCGGFLVSDLFVMTAAHCWKESGLDKAEVTAVIGAHDLKSNDFERIAVKEHHIHPEFHYPAPSNDIMLLKLGKSTENIKNATNISISKLSKGMDGSCSIAGWGRIKTKGNTSNVLLETNVDVYKNCKTFWNYNNILCAGGKKGGLCEGGIGGPLVCNDTAVGIASFTEKDKCDKPKKPNVHTNISAFMPWIKLIIDDTDKDSNRSVIDKGWENQSSVNAESHFCTFGFID, encoded by the exons ATGTCCTGGATCAAGGCTATACTCA ccagtgTGAATGTGGGTATCGTGAATGGCACAGTGGCAAAGCCCCACTCGAGACCCTACATGGTTTCTGTTCAAGGAAACGGGGAGCacgtctgtgggggtttcctcgtGTCTGATCTCTTTGTCATGACAGCTGCACACTGCTGGAAAGA GAGTGGACTGGATAAGGCAGAAGTGACAGCAGTGATCGGAGCTCATGATCTGAAGTCCAATGACTTTGAGCGTATAGCAGTAAAGGAGCACCACATACATCCAGAGTTCCATTACCCTGCCCCCAGCAATGACATCATGCTTTTGAAG CTAGGAAAGTCGACTGAAAACATCAAGAATGCTACAAATATTTCCATCTCTAAACTCAGCAAAGGCATGGATGGGTCTTGCAGCATAGCTGGTTGGGGAAGAATTAAAACCAAGGGAAATACAAGTAACGTACTTCTGGAGACGAACGTCGACGTCTATAAAAATTGTAAAACATTCTGGAACTACAACAACATACTGTGTGCAGGTGGTAAAAAAGGTGGATTATGTGAG GGGGGCATTGGTGGTCCTCTGGTGTGTAATGACACTGCAGTTGGCATTGCTTCCTTCACCGAGAAGGACAAATGTGACAAACCCAAAAAACCAAATGTCCACACCAATATTTCTGCATTCATGCCCTGGATTAAGCTCATAATCG ATGATACAGACAAGGATTCAAACAGAAGTGTGATTGATAAGGGTTGGGAGAATCAGAGCAGTGTG AATGCTGAGTCACATTTTTGTACCTTtggatttattgattga
- the LOC136671343 gene encoding mast cell protease 4-like isoform X1 — MSWIKAILTSVNVGIVNGTVAKPHSRPYMVSVQGNGEHVCGGFLVSDLFVMTAAHCWKESGLDKAEVTAVIGAHDLKSNDFERIAVKEHHIHPEFHYPAPSNDIMLLKLGKSTENIKNATNISISKLSKGMDGSCSIAGWGRIKTKGNTSNVLLETNVDVYKNCKTFWNYNNILCAGGKKGGLCEGGIGGPLVCNDTAVGIASFTEKDKCDKPKKPNVHTNISAFMPWIKLIIGDVGRSAICMCVTTQVNHLETMNGIWCPMLCFCPKMIQTRIQTEV; from the exons ATGTCCTGGATCAAGGCTATACTCA ccagtgTGAATGTGGGTATCGTGAATGGCACAGTGGCAAAGCCCCACTCGAGACCCTACATGGTTTCTGTTCAAGGAAACGGGGAGCacgtctgtgggggtttcctcgtGTCTGATCTCTTTGTCATGACAGCTGCACACTGCTGGAAAGA GAGTGGACTGGATAAGGCAGAAGTGACAGCAGTGATCGGAGCTCATGATCTGAAGTCCAATGACTTTGAGCGTATAGCAGTAAAGGAGCACCACATACATCCAGAGTTCCATTACCCTGCCCCCAGCAATGACATCATGCTTTTGAAG CTAGGAAAGTCGACTGAAAACATCAAGAATGCTACAAATATTTCCATCTCTAAACTCAGCAAAGGCATGGATGGGTCTTGCAGCATAGCTGGTTGGGGAAGAATTAAAACCAAGGGAAATACAAGTAACGTACTTCTGGAGACGAACGTCGACGTCTATAAAAATTGTAAAACATTCTGGAACTACAACAACATACTGTGTGCAGGTGGTAAAAAAGGTGGATTATGTGAG GGGGGCATTGGTGGTCCTCTGGTGTGTAATGACACTGCAGTTGGCATTGCTTCCTTCACCGAGAAGGACAAATGTGACAAACCCAAAAAACCAAATGTCCACACCAATATTTCTGCATTCATGCCCTGGATTAAGCTCATAATCG GGGATGTAGGGAGGAGCGCTATTTGCATGTGTGTGACTACTCAGGTCAACCACTTGGAAACGATGAATGGCATTTGGTGTCCAATGCTCTGCTtttgtccaaag ATGATACAGACAAGGATTCAAACAGAAGTGTGA
- the LOC136671373 gene encoding granzyme B(G,H)-like codes for MAEVPLHKAPNLNCSLGTDVAASHVSVLKSCISLSLSLSLSASVNVGIVNGTVAKPHSRPYMVSVQGNGEHVCGGFLVSDLFVMTAAHCWKELDKAEVTAVIGAHDLKSNDFERIAVKEHHIHPEFHYPAPSNDIMLLKLGKSTENKKNAAKISISKQSKDIDGSCSVAGWGRIKTKGNASNVLLETNVIVYENCETYWNYTNLLCAGGKKGGFCQVNYP; via the exons atggctgaagtgcccttgcacaaggcacctaacctcaactgctccctgggGACCGATGTggctgcctct CATGTCTCTGTACTGAAAtcctgcatctctctctctctctctctctctctctcagccagtgTGAATGTGGGTATCGTGAATGGCACAGTGGCAAAGCCCCACTCCAGACCCTACATGGTTTCTGTTCAAGGAAACGGGGAGCacgtctgtgggggtttcctcgtGTCTGATCTCTTTGTCATGACAGCTGCACACTGCTGGAAAGAGT TGGATAAGGCAGAAGTGACAGCAGTGATCGGAGCTCATGATCTGAAGTCCAATGACTTTGAGCGTATAGCAGTAAAGGAGCATCACATTCATCCAGAGTTCCATTACCCTGCCCCCAGCAATGACATCATGCTTTTGAAG CTAGGAAAGTCGACTGAAAACAAAAAGAATGCTGCAAAGATTTCCATCTCTAAACAAAGCAAAGACATAGATGGGTCTTGCAGCGTAGCTGGTTGGGGAAGAATTAAAACCAAGGGAAATGCAAGTAACGTACTTCTGGAGACGAACGTCATCGTCTATGAAAATTGTGAAACATACTGGAACTACACCAACTTACTGTGTGCAGGTGGTAAAAAAGGTGGATTTTGTCAGGTAAATTATCCTTAA